Sequence from the Helianthus annuus cultivar XRQ/B chromosome 13, HanXRQr2.0-SUNRISE, whole genome shotgun sequence genome:
GTGAGCCCGTTTCATGCATGTGCTCCTGGTAGTAAAATTATAATGACAACCCGAAAGGTGCAATTGCTCACAAAGTTGGGTTATGATCATCTAAACCATGTGCAGACTCTCTCACACGACGATGCTGTTACCTTATTTGCTCAACATGCGTTGGGTGCAAATAACTTTGATTCACATCCAGTTTTAAAACAATATGGTGAAGGCATTGTGGAAAAATGTGATGGCTTACCTTTGGCTTTATCAGTACTCGGTAGGTTATTAaggacaaagactgaagaagaagaGTGGAAGGAGCTGTTGAACAGTGAGATTTGGAGGTTACGAAAGGGGGATGAGATTGTCCCGGCTCTTAGGCTAAGTTACAATGATCTTTCAGCATGTTTGAAGCAGTTGTTTGCGTATTTCTCCTTGTTCCCAAAGAACTATGTGTTTAACAAAGAGCTGTTGATTTTACTTTGGATGGCGGAAGGTTTTTTGAACCCGTCATCTTCAACCAAGTCAATGGAACGCTTGGGTCTTGAATATTTGGAAGAGTTGTTGTCAAGGTCATTGTTGCAACACGCACCTAACGACAAATCTTCGTTTGTTATGCATGACTTGCTGAATGACTTGGCTACATCTGTTGCTGGAGAATTCTTTTCAAGATTAGACATTGAGATGGTACCGGATGTTAGGAAGGAAGCCTTGGAAAAGTACCGCCACATGTCATTTGTTTGTGATGAATATATAGCTTACCCGAAGTTTGATCCATTCAAAACGGCTAAAAAATTGAGAACATTCTTATCCTTACAAGGAAAAGATAGTTTCGAAAAGTTTTACTTATCTAGTAAGATTTTAGTTGACTTACTTCCCGAATTACCAATGCTAAGGGTTCTAAGTTTGGGAAATTCATGCATCAGCGAGGTGCCAGAGACCATTGGCAGTTTGAAGCATCTCCGGTATCTTAATTTATCTGAAAACCCAATCACACATTTACCAGAAAGTGTTGGCAATCTCTACAATTTGCAAACATTACTCCTTTCTGGTTGTAGTGACTTAATTGAGTTGCCCAACAACTTCTCAAAGCTTAAAAACTTGCGGCATTTGGGCATTTACGGAACTCCGCTTTTGAATAAGTTACCTCTGTGGATTGGCCAATTGAAAAGCCTACAGACTCTCACCAAGATCATTGTTGGAGGAGATAATGACCTTCCAATAACCAAGATTAAAGACCTTACAGATTTTGATGGGTGGATTCACATCAAAGGGCTGGACAAAGTCGAAATGGCAATGCATGCACAAGAGGCAAACTTATTGCAAAAGAGGTTTAAATTGATAAAACTAGAATGGAGTGATGTGTTTGATGTTTCTCGAAAGGAGTCTCTTGAAAAGGAGGTCCTCTGTGGGTTGAAGCCTAATAGTGCTAGTTTGACATCCCTTATAATAGTGTCATATGGGGGTATAGAATTTCCTAATTGGGTTGGGGATCCATCGTTTCTTCAGTTGACTGAGGTTAATATATTTGGCTGTAAAAACTGTACATCTTTACCACCACTTGGTCAGTTACCATCACTCAAAAAGTTGTTTATTAAAGACACGGATGAGGTGAAAGCTATGGGTTCAGAGTTAGCAGGGACTGGTCTTTCATTCCCTTCACTTGAAGTTCTTCATCTAGAAAATATGAAGAGGTTGGAAGAATGGTCAACCGATATTGGGATGGTGTCGTTTCCTTGCCTTAAAGAGCTTGTTGTAAGAAGTTGTCCTAATCTGGTTCAAGTGTCACCTGAAGCGCTGCCTTCATTGAATATTCTATATATAGATAAATGTGATAGTGGTGTGTTGAGAAGCCTGGTTCAAGTAGCTTCAAGAGTCTTGCAATTGGAAATAGAAAGTATTTCAGGGCTTGATGATGTGGTGTGGAGAGGTGTTATAGAGTACCTTGGAGCAGTCGAATATTTGACCATAAAAAACTGTAACGAAATAAGATACTTGTGGGAGTCGATGGCTAGTAAGGCTCTGATACGTTTAATGTATTTGGAAGTACAGGAATGTCAAAATTTGGTGAGATTAGGAGAGAAAGAGGAAGGGGATAGTTGTGGGAGCAACTTCTTAACAACTCTTAGGACATTAAAGATAGAAAAATGTGAGAGTATGGAGCATTGTAGGTGTCCAAATAACATTGAGGAGTTGCACATCTCAGATTGTCCTTCCATTACATTTGTTTCATTTCTTACGACAGCTGGAGGGCAGAAGCTCAAGGATCTTACCAttaatggttgtgacaaactGTTAGAAAAGGAGCTAATATTTGGAGGAGACAACACTAGGGTGCTTGTCAACAACACAAGCATGCCAATGCTTCAAACTGTAGAATTATACAGCTGGCCAAATCTGACAAAGATCATTGAATTGAAGCAGTTGATTCACCTTACCTCCCTGGCGATAGGTGATTGTCCAAATATGGAGTCATTTCCTGACCACGAGTTGCCTAATCTCACCTCCTTAACACACCTGATAATATACAATTGCCCAAGTACAGATGCTTCCTTTCCTCGTGGGTTTTGGCCTCCCAAACTGCATACCCTTTTCATAGGGGGGTTAAAGAAGCCCATCTTAGAGTGGAGACCACAGAATTTCCCAGCCACACTTGTCGACCTAGGGTTATACTGTTCACAGTCAGAAGAAGATGATGTGAGTAGATGTAGTCAGTTGtctcatcttcttccttcatCTCTTACTACTCTTCGAATAGATAGATTTAAGAAACTGAAATCAGTTTCAGTGGGAGTCCAACACCTCACCTCCCTCCAACATCTCTTTTTAGGGGGCTGCCCAAAGATGAAGCATCTACCAGACATTCTGCTGCCTTCACTTTTAAGTTTAAACATCTTTAACTGCCCAAAGCTAAAAGGAAGGTGCAGTAGAAGAGGCTCCTATTGGTCCCGCATCTCTCATATCCCCCGCATCAAAATAAATGAAGAATGATCCATTGCATCAGAATAAACACAAGACCGTGGCCTTGCTGCTCGAAGATCTCCCACGACCCATTGAATTCTGATTCCAGTTGTGACAACTTTCAGAAACTGAAGCAAACGTAACCAGTGTACTTCTGCTACAATCAACATGATAATCGCCGCTGTGAAGAATCACACAATGAATCTTTCGTTAGGTAAACTGCAGAACCTTGTTTCTGTAACTTCTGTAGTAAATTAATGTGTGCTGCTGTAAATCTATATTAGGTTTGAGAGGTGTAGGTTTTAAATACAATTGGGGTTAACTGgacggtttttttttttatttttttttatttttttaattaaactgGTAGCTTTTGACACCTCTTGGTACGAtctttatttctgcaaaattgtTGTGAGTAGAAGTTTTATTGTCTTTTTATGTTTAGATATGAAAATTTTAATTTACTGACAATATTTGATTTGGAGTGATGTCAACAGAATTCCAATGTCTTTTACTTGACGGGAGTTAAATTTAATTTGAATGTCAGTTTGTTAATCCAAACTGACCTGAAATTATTAAATAAATGATCATCATCATGGTCTGCAGTTTGATATATTCAAATACTAACAACAATTCTTTTTTCTTGTCTACTATTTTCTTTCTTAGAGCTGCAATTCACTAAGCAGGGCCTAGAATAAAGCATGTCGTTGTGTGACGCCAAGAAGGGAAATATTGAATAACAGGTGACTCTTTTCTTGATTGAGTTTTATTAGTGAAGAAGTAAAGTCTTTTTAATCGTATCTGACactaattatttattaaaaatttaaaaacaaaattgGACGAACTGTTTTCGGTCAACCTAACCTCATTGACCCCGTACCAAATAAAAATATTCGCTTGTTTTAGCTCCCTTAACCAACACACCCATTTTGCCACAATACGTGTGTTAATTCACAAGCAAAATGTAAGTAATAAACATTTCTGGCCTTTCTCTTAATATTTCCTTTAGCAATAATATAACGATTCATTTTCATGGTTTACCCT
This genomic interval carries:
- the LOC110900026 gene encoding putative disease resistance protein At3g14460, translated to MAAETIAAGILKDVLKTLASEAFSRYDRSKGIHSELKKLETTLIKIQSLLNHASQKETTDEAVKQWLNDLQHLAYDVADVLDDLATEDMGREFDQQSGAMTSKVRKLIPTCCINLSLSERMHPKLDYITAKFEDLEKEKDRLRLINLPDERSNRIYQTSLLDKSIIVVGREKEKKELLVKLLGDEPCDKNFSIVPIVGMGGLGKTTLARLLYDDEKVKKHFEVMAWVCVSDQFDISNISKVILQSVNGENKEFADLNLLQVALRKQLRDKRFLMVLDDVWSDSYDDWQTLVSPFHACAPGSKIIMTTRKVQLLTKLGYDHLNHVQTLSHDDAVTLFAQHALGANNFDSHPVLKQYGEGIVEKCDGLPLALSVLGRLLRTKTEEEEWKELLNSEIWRLRKGDEIVPALRLSYNDLSACLKQLFAYFSLFPKNYVFNKELLILLWMAEGFLNPSSSTKSMERLGLEYLEELLSRSLLQHAPNDKSSFVMHDLLNDLATSVAGEFFSRLDIEMVPDVRKEALEKYRHMSFVCDEYIAYPKFDPFKTAKKLRTFLSLQGKDSFEKFYLSSKILVDLLPELPMLRVLSLGNSCISEVPETIGSLKHLRYLNLSENPITHLPESVGNLYNLQTLLLSGCSDLIELPNNFSKLKNLRHLGIYGTPLLNKLPLWIGQLKSLQTLTKIIVGGDNDLPITKIKDLTDFDGWIHIKGLDKVEMAMHAQEANLLQKRFKLIKLEWSDVFDVSRKESLEKEVLCGLKPNSASLTSLIIVSYGGIEFPNWVGDPSFLQLTEVNIFGCKNCTSLPPLGQLPSLKKLFIKDTDEVKAMGSELAGTGLSFPSLEVLHLENMKRLEEWSTDIGMVSFPCLKELVVRSCPNLVQVSPEALPSLNILYIDKCDSGVLRSLVQVASRVLQLEIESISGLDDVVWRGVIEYLGAVEYLTIKNCNEIRYLWESMASKALIRLMYLEVQECQNLVRLGEKEEGDSCGSNFLTTLRTLKIEKCESMEHCRCPNNIEELHISDCPSITFVSFLTTAGGQKLKDLTINGCDKLLEKELIFGGDNTRVLVNNTSMPMLQTVELYSWPNLTKIIELKQLIHLTSLAIGDCPNMESFPDHELPNLTSLTHLIIYNCPSTDASFPRGFWPPKLHTLFIGGLKKPILEWRPQNFPATLVDLGLYCSQSEEDDVSRCSQLSHLLPSSLTTLRIDRFKKLKSVSVGVQHLTSLQHLFLGGCPKMKHLPDILLPSLLSLNIFNCPKLKGRCSRRGSYWSRISHIPRIKINEE